In one window of Erinaceus europaeus chromosome 17, mEriEur2.1, whole genome shotgun sequence DNA:
- the LOC103110340 gene encoding pepsin A-like: MKWLLLLILVALSECLIYKVPLVRKKSLRQNLKEHGLLEDFLKTHRLNPACKYFSELADSTLATQPLVNYMDLEYFGTIGIGTPAQEFTVIFDTGSSNLWVPSVYCSSPACSNHHRFNPQQSSTFQATSQELSVAYGTGSMTGILGYDTVQVAGIADTNQIFGLSETEPGSFLYYAPFDGILGLAYPNIAASGATPVFDNMWNQGLVSQDLFSVYLSGNDQSGSVVMFGGIDSSYFTGSLNWVPVTAQGYWQITVDSITMNGQPIACSSGCQAIVDTGTSLLSGPTNAIANIQSAIGASQDTYGQMVVSCSALSSLPDIVFTINGIQYPLPPSAYILQTQQGCSSGFQGMNLPTQSGELWILGDVFIRQYFAVFDRANNQVGLAPVA; encoded by the exons ATGAAGTGGCTGCTGCTGCTCATCTTGGTGGCCCTCTCTGAGTGCCTCATCTACAA GGTCCCCCTGGTAAGGAAGAAGTCCCTGAGGCAGAACCTGAAGGAGCATGGCCTGCTGGAGGACTTCCTGAAGACACACAGACTGAACCCGGCCTGCAAGTACTTCTCCGAACTGGCAGACAGCACACTGGCCACCCAGCCACTAGTCAACTACATGGAT CTGGAGTACTTTGGCACCATCGGCATCGGGACCCCTGCTCAGGAGTTCACTGTCATCTTTGACACCGGCTCCTCCAACTTGTGGGTGCCCTCTGTCTACTGCTCCAGCCCTGCCTGCT CCAACCACCACCGCTTCAACCCCCAGCAGTCCTCCACCTTCCAGGCCACCAGCCAGGAGCTGTCTGTCGCCTATGGCACCGGGAGCATGACCGGCATCCTGGGCTATGACACCGTGCAG GTGGCCGGCATCGCTGACACCAACCAGATCTTCGGGCTGAGCGAGACAGAGCCCGGCTCCTTCCTCTACTACGCCCCCTTCGACGGCATCCTGGGCCTGGCCTACCCCAACATCGCCGCTTCTGGGGCCACCCCTGTCTTTGACAACATGTGGAACCAGGGCCTGGTGTCTCAGGACCTGTTCTCCGTCTACCTGAGCGG caATGACCAGAGTGGCAGCGTGGTGATGTTTGGAGGCATCGACTCCTCCTACTTCACCGGGAGCCTGAACTGGGTGCCCGTCACTGCCCAGGGCTACTGGCAGATCACCGTGGACAG catcaccatgaaTGGGCAGCCCATTGCCTGCAGCAGTGGCTGCCAGGCCATCGTGGACACTGGCACCTCCCTGCTGTCCGGCCCCACCAACGCCATCGCCAACATCCAGAGTGCCATTGGAGCCAGCCAGGACACCTACGGCCAG ATGGTGGTGAGCTGCTCGGCCCTCAGCAGCCTGCCTGACATCGTCTTCACCATCAATGGCATCCAGTACCCTCTGCCCCCCAGCGCCTacatcctgcag ACTCAGCAGGGCTGCTCCAGCGGCTTCCAGGGCATGAACCTGCCCACCCAGTCTGGGGAGCTCTGGATCCTGGGTGACGTCTTCATCCGCCAGTACTTTGCTGTCTTCGACAGGGCCAACAACCAGGTGGGCCTGGCCCCTGTGGCCTAA